The nucleotide window TTTATTCTGGGAAACGTCCCATTTCTCCTGCCTTTACCCTCCAGTTCTCCTTCCGCTGACCTGAAGGACAAAAGACGTTGGTGCCCGCCGACCCGAGGAGACGTCTGAGTGCTGTCCCTGTTTACGCCGCTGATGAATTCCTCTTAATGTCCTGAACCTCAGCCGTTTCTCCAAAGGTTCGGACCCAGTGCTGGTTCATCGGCTGTTTAAACAGATGAGGCTCATCATTTTGTACCTTTGTTTCTGGAAAGGAGCAGTTTGACGTTATGTATGTAAAGCTGGAGccgattagcctagcttagcataaagaccaaAGGAGACTAAAGGAAatggggggagggaggaaacAGTCAGCCGGTcttatttaaatgtcaaaaatctGCCGACCAGCGCCTCTCAAGCTCACAAAGGaacacatttcctttttttaattcatagACAAAAATCCAAATTGCGTTTCGTTCCAGCAGGTGACAGAAAACCACAAAGTGTCGTTTTAACAACAGTTTTCAGACGGATTAAAGAAACGAGATGCAGCATGTTAACAATAATACATCTTCAGAGGTTTTGGTCGATGCATCTTTGAACTGTGaagagagccaggctagctgtttccccccgtttccattctttatgctaagctaggctaatcacctCCAGGTCCAGTAGTAGTATTTTCCAAAACGTGGAACCAAACCTTTAAACGTGAGTGTGTTCATCCAGATTTTGGATTTCAGtagcattattttttttaaacattcagATGTGGGATTTGTTTTGAGCCTTATGGACATGGActcagacccccccccccccccgggctTTGTACTGTAACTCAGATTAACTGAGTGACTTCCAAACCTCACGTTTAAGAACAGTTTCAGCAACCTTTCCGAGTTTCTACCTGCAGTATGACGGTGCAGGACGGCTGGAGTCCACACCCAGAGCTCCTGCCTGTCCTCCGCCTGCAGATGACGGAGGACAACATGTTGTAGATACTGTAAATATCGTCCTGTCTgttggtgtctgtctgtgtgagtcagTTGTGATGTAGGGAAACAGTAgcagtttgaaaaaaagaaatgaataaaatacaatgaaaagaaaCGATCTCATGGTCGACATGATGTCAGCACCCTGAAAACAAaccttgtttttcactttgataCTGAAACATTTGGACGTTTTAAATCTGCAGCGGTGGGAAGGAAGTACATGTACACAGGTACTGTAcataagtacttttacttgaagtAATCCCATTTCATGACACTTTCTACTGCTTATTGTAGCTTTGAAAACATGATGAACTGTAAAAAAtggatcaataaaatattaGCTTAAAAGGATTTGACAAGTAATCAACTCATTTTGATAAATGATGAATAGTTTGAGTCATTTTCATGCAACAGTAACTGAAACATTTGATGGTTTCAGCTCGTCAGACGTGACAGTCTGCTGTCGATTCAGAGGTTTGGACGTCTGCTCGGACAGAATGAGGAAACATCGGCAGATGAATCCAGAACGAAAACAATGAAAACGTGTtgtagccaaaaaaaaaacaaaaaacgagaCTCAAGGTTTCTGAGGGCTGCTGACGGACTGTAATGAAAGAGGTCTTACCTTCAAGTTCCCGTTCCATCTGGTAGCCATTGTTGCCTGGCAACAAAAGGACTGGGCGGCGATGGATCTCTTTCCTTATATGGTCATGTGTCCGTGAGACGTGACGTAGTGGctcatccgtccatccatcgCTCCATCCACTCACCCGCCATGTTGTCTGTTGATGTTACTGCTTATAGGACTCACTTAGGATGAaggaaagctgtgtgtgtgtgtgtgtgtgtgtgtgtgtaaataagtGTGTTAACTCGTGGACAGTGTGagggttggtgtgtgtgttttgtgtgtttgagggacGGGGTCACGTTTCAGTCGTCATCTGGATGAACGTGTTGACCTGATGCAGTGTTATGACCTTACCATGACCTTTGAACTTAGCACGACCTTTCCATGGCCTTGACCTTTGGCTGGAGCCGCTGATGAAGAGTTTGGCGGCGATGCGCTGTTGAAGCCGCGTTGCAGACGTTGAACGCAGTCCACcattaaataaacagaagaTTAAACATGGCAGACGTTCGTTCATGGCGACATCACGCAAGTCTGCTTTCAGCTTCCTGTGAGGAGCTCTGGGGGCGTTTGATTGGTTCGTCGCCGGCGGCGGGCAGCGTTTTTAATGCGGAGGTTTGAATCCTCGACTCGTGAACGCTACAGGAGAAACACTGCGTCTTATTTCACCCGTGCAGACTCCACTGGAGCCGCGACAAAACATTTTGCTCAtagtttgtacatttttaacaaaaacgAGGATTCCCTGTCGACTTCACAGAGAAGTGCTGAATTTCAGTTTCTTCACAGCACTTTAGACTGGAATCagtgttaaaatgaaaacagttacACTCTAAGAGGCTGAATTGGTTGAATTTTGTTGATTATTGTGACACATCTTTAGCACCTTAATGCATCTTGTCACATTTTTTTGCTGCGTTCATATTTACGATGTCATCAATCTGTGAAATCGCGgtgaaaatgaattaaaaaaacgTATTCGTCGTGCGCCTCCAGTCGACCTCTCGGATCAGCGGCTCGGCCTCTGACCTTTATGCCTGCTATGAGCCCAGTAGTCTtaattcttttctctttgctttaaaccaaaccaaaaggaGCCTTCTGTGGACGCTGTTGGCGGTGCAGCCACGCCTGAGTCAACGAGCAGCTGaaatcttctgtttttttctggtttgtTCGCTTTGATGAGAGACTACTTTGTTCCTTTTGTTGCTGCACAAATGCGTCTGACAAACTGTCGACAACAAACAGTTTATAACAAACAACTGAAACCCAGAGAAAGTTGAGAAATCTTGTTGCATATTTTTGccactgaaacaaaaatgcTGCTTCTCAGCAGCCGTGCTGCATTCATGTCCCAGAAAAAAGATGGGACATCAGATTAACCAAGCAGAGAAAACTTTTGGCAGTTTACAAACTCtgaattttcctcttttctatAAAACTGACTTTCAGTTTAACGTGTTCAGGAGCGAACAAACGTACTGATGAGGAGTGAAAACACGCAGCTTTGACTCACAGAGTTCAATGAGCATTCAGAGACAATCCGTCCAGCTGAGTGGTTTGACTCAGGGTGGCTGTCCATAGTGGGccctttgagtgtgtgtgtgtgtgtgtgtgtgtgtgtgtgatcatttcACATCATGCCTCATGTTAGACaggaactgttttttttttatgaagtgCAGTAGATGAATTAGGGTTTTGAACAAACAGGGCTGTTTTTCCTAAAAGGACTCTGAGTCTGAGCTTGTTTGAGTTCAATCAGCACGAACATGATGAAAGAGGATTTGAGCTGAATCATTTCTGAGAGGTTTAGACCTCGTCGGTGCAGAGACTCCCACGTGTTTTTGCTTTGAAGACAATCCTTTTGTCTCAACCTGGAACCTGAAAGCTGAACCACAGAATCAGCCGTGTGCACTTTGAGTCTTTTAAAGTCTAAATTCAAGCTCGGCTCTTTGACAGCCGAGATGCTTTTAGGAAAACGAGTCCTGGCTTGAAGTGGAAGACGTGAGGACGGTGTCTTGAGGACATGCTGTAGACATGTTTTAATGCTACCAACCATCTGTAATGTGACGTGTGTTGACATGAACCGTGTATGTTTGTTGGCGTCGGGGTGCGGACCAACAAACCCCGACTGGATCGAGAAAAGATGCAACTGTGACAATAAAGAGTGGTGCAGAGGCATCGTGTCGACCTGCTGcgtcgtctgtctgtccgtaGCGTTTCACATCAGTTACAGCTGCTGATCCAGGATCAGGATCCTGGATCGGTTTTCGCTCCTCCCCGCAGAGGTCTCGGCCCTGCGGGTGTTTACGCTCCTCCAGAAGCTCGACGCTGCTCTGAGGAACACTCAGTGAGTCATCGAGTCTCTGGAGTGAAGCTGCAAACAGCTGGTGAGGTGTGATGAGTCCAGGACGAAGACGAAGACGTCATGCTCCACAGGACGGCTGAGCAGTCTGAGCTCAGGTGGACCGACAGCAAAGAGGCGCCGAGTCAAGTACGATTTGTTCATGACGTCTAAGATGATTAGAGTTTAGTCTCTGAGCAATGTGAACTTTCAGGTTAAGTTTTATTGATGCgactgaattattattttttatctttctcCAATTATTTCATAAAGTACGATGAATTTGTAAAATGATTCTCCTAATCATCGAGCCGTTATTTTATGACTGAACACTGAATGATTAATGCGATGATTCTTCCAAACTTCTACCAAACATTTACTTCATTTAACGAGCGTCAAACCGAAGGAAGGCGTTTCCTTCGCCCTGAACGCGGTCTGGCAGGCAGAGCGTCCTCTGGTCAACAGGTGTCTTCAGGGTTACGATGTGTAGATCGAGTGACAGGTCGGGTATCGATCACGGAGGAGGAGATGGACTCTGAACGCAGCCTGAGAGCTCAGACTCAGTGAACTTAACAAAGCAACAACTGAAAAAGACACAGTTATTAAAATGTCTcaaagttttatttgtattaaaaGTTGGAATGTTTGGTTACACGTGAAACATGTCATGAAGCTGCTGAGTGTGCGCCTTtctcccgcacacacacacacacacacacacacgtgttagTGTTACACTCATTACGTCTGCTAACAGGTTAAAGACGCCGCAGGTCGAACTTTGACGGCTGAATCAGCATCGTGGCGGCTCATCTGCTGGCGGCTCATCTGCTGGCGGCACGCTGCGAGGAAATCCTCCAGGTTTCATCtttaataaagacaaaaacactctgaacaCTGTTCGAGCGCCGTTCAGAGGAAACGTGTTGAGAGGagaaaggtggaggaagagtGTGAAAGCGATGAAGCTCAGTCTAATAACGTAACGCAGGCACTTCCTGTCCGGCTTCATGCTGATCGAACGTGAACGACGCAGCTGGAgaactgacttcctgttgatgCGTGTTGGCCCTCAGAGCAGAGTTATGATTCACTGTtagaaagcagaaacagcttcagGTGTGTTTTACGTCTTTCTGACAAACGCCTTCAGCTTCCTGTGTGCGTCGTGTTGGACGGAGCTCCGTGTTTCTGTTTGACTTCAGTCCAGCTTCACTGCTCCTCAGCCACACGATCCGCTCTGAGCTTCAGGCTTTAAGGAACggaaaacactttaaaaaaggTTTTTAGAAGAACTCTGCAGCGAACACGTGCAACACGAACTGACTCACTTTGTATGAAGGGGCACAGatccaccctgacctctgattggctctcttCAGTCTGAAGCTCGAGCAGCTGTTTGGACATGAATCATGAGCCGACGGTCAGAATGAGGCTTTACTACGTGCTTCACAATGACTGAAGAAGAGCTAACATGCTACTGACACACCGGCTAATCAGCGAGTTCCTGGTGAacgtgtgtgtggtttcataCAAAGTGACCAAACACACGTTTAGAAACGGCTACAGGGTCCAACAGCGAGATTAGAGGAAACATTCTGACGGTTAATTTCATGAATTTCTCGTCTTAAAGTGGACGTTTGGCCCTCAGATCAGCGCCTTCAGCCAGCATCCTGCCTGCAGCTCACTCTGCCTTCAGTCTCGCTCCTATCAGCTTTAAGATCCCCGagcctgcagccaatcagcttaAAGCGCTGCATTATTCAGATCTCTGACCTCCTCGGGCTCAGGATGAGGATCAGTCCTCTGTACAGTTCAGCCTCTCCAGGTCAAAACCACTGCGTCTCCCATCATGGACATCCATTTGAGGGCTGAGACAGCTCAGCTTCAGGACCAATCAGAATCAGTGAAGCAGGAAGGTCAAATCCAGTCCAGGTAAGCATCCCGGTCCTTCAGAGACCAGAGGAAGAGACGAGCCGATGGGACGACGTTGAGACGACACTCAGCGGCGAATTATCAGGTTCACGGCGTCTTAAGGCAGCATAGGTCACGCCCCCTCTGGGTCGTCAGGACAACGATGAGCACAGCGAGGCCTCAGTTCTCAGGGTGGCGAGGACACAGTTGACAGTTTCTCCTCGTTAGTGTCCAATAAAAACTGAGCTGCTTCACTAAAAACTGCTTGAAAAGtttttggaaaaacactgaaacactggaCCAGAGTTcacgtgtgcgtgcatgtgtacgCAGCCAACAGGAAGTCGCTCTGTCGCGGTCTCAGGTGGGGGGGCGTCGCCAGTTCAAAACCAACCAACCTGTTCTCAGAGTTACGTTGTAGCTTTTCCTATTGGCTGTTTCAGGATTTCCTcatcagaggagagaaatgtaGTTTTTAGGTGCAATCCCGCGCTTCCCGCCCACAACTCCCAGAATCCACTGCTCATCCACAGACTCCACCTGTGTTATGATGTCACcaacctgcaggaggaggacgggaggacagagggacagaaaaacagagggacagaaagatcTGTTCGTAAAAGCAAAACTCAATGTTCAATCTGACagaaatatacataaatatctcacacacactcacacacacacacacacacgcacacacgcacacacacacacacacacacacacacacacacacacacacacacacacacacacacacgcacgcacgcacgcacacacacacacaccttcagtgtGAGCTCATCCTCGCTCTCTGCTGTGAAGTCAAACTTGGCCATGCCTCTGACCACTGACTGCtggtctgtgattggctgagctgGAAAGAGGAAGTTTGTGGTTAGAGACCTCAGCAGCCgcagccacacagacacacagagacacacacagagacacacacacacacagacacagacacagacacagatacacacacacacacacagacacacacacacacatacacacagacacacacacacacacacacacacagatacacacacacacacacacagacacacacagacacacagacacacacacacatacacacacacacacacagatacacagacacacacagacacacagacacacatacacagacacacacacacacacacacacacacagacacagacacacacacacacacacacacacacacacacacacacacacacacacacacacacacacacacacaggtttatcTTATTGGATCTCAGCTTCTCTCATGTCCAAATGAAACAggctcagtgtgttttgtctgatgTGCTGTCAGGTGTGTGTTCCCTCAGGTGTGTGTTGTACCTTGGCAGGTCTGTGTGAAGGCAGCGGGGTAGAGCCCCTCCCTGCCCTCcagtcttcctctcctccactcagcgTCGACGTGCTCCATCACCTGGATGAGCGCCCCCTTGTGGAAGGACAGATCCTCTGCAGTCTGACCGGGGAAGTCAAACAGAGCCACAGCCCACTCctttacctgcacacacacgcacacacgcacgcacacatgcacgcacgcacacacacagcaaggtggcatttgtgtttaatttggTCGCGATTAGTGAATAAATTCTTGGGTTACGGACAAAAACGTAAAACACAACCTGAAACTGAGGGAGCTTTTTAAGaccaaatgcacacacacacacacacacacacacacacacacacacacacacacacacacacacacacacacacacacacacacacacacacacacacacacactctcacctcTGAGTCTGGGTCCTGTGGCGTCTTTGGTGCTgctgaagacaaaaacatgaactgtTAAAGCAAACTGCGTGACTGATCAGAGacaatcagctgatcagaagACGTGAATCTACGATTGGTCTGATGGTTCGAACATGATGGAGAGGCAGGACGCCGTCGTGTGAGGCCTCAGGTTCACTCTGAAGACAGGCTGAGTGTGAGACCAACCTTTCGGCTCGccgctgctctctgtctctgccgtTTCCCCCGGCGACGGCTGCGGGGGCGGCTCCACCACCTCTGTGAAGTTCAGGGGGAATATCCCGATTCGCCCGTGGATCTGGCCCCGCCCCCACTCCTGCCCAATGAGCTCCAGGAGGGCGATGACATCACCCTGGGAGAAGGTGagctcgtcttcctcctctccctcataATCGAACAGGGCGACACACCGAGGACCGctgcgcacgcgcacacgcgcacacgcgcacacacacacacacacacacacacacacacacacacacacacacacacacacacacacacacacacacacacacaaaggaataCACACATTATGAACTGCATGATGAACACACCTGCTTCTAAACAAAGTTGTCATttaggtgtgtgtatgtcaggTGTGAGGAGTTCAGGTGTGTGTAGCTCAGATGTGTGTGGTTCAGGTGTGTGTAGTTCAGGTGCGTGTAGCTCAGGTGTGTGTAGTTCAGGTGTGTATAGTTCAGGTGCGTGTAGCTCAGGTGTGTGTAGTTCAGCTGTGTGTAGCTCAGGTGAGTGTAGTTCAGGTGTGTGTAGTTCAGCTGTGTGTAGCTCAGGTGAGTGTAGTTCAGGTGTGTATAGTTCAGGTGCGTGTAGCTCAGGTGTGTGTAGTTCAGCTGTGTGTAGCTCAGGTGAGTGTAGTTCAGGTGTGTATAGTTCAGGTGCGTGTAGCTCAGGTGTGTGTAGTTCAGGTGTGTATAGTTCAGGTGCGTGTAGTTCAGGTGTGTATAGTTCAGGTGCGTTTAGCTCAGGTGTGTGTAGTTCAGGTGTGTGTAGCTCAGATGTGTGTGGTTCAGGTGTGTGTAGTTCAGGTGCGTGTAGCTCAGGTGTGTGTAGTTCAGGTGTGTATAGTTCAGGTGCGTGTAGCTCAGGTGTGTGTAGTTCAGGTGCGTGTAGCTCAGGTGTGTGTAGCTCAGGTGCGTGTAGTTCAGGTGTGGTGGGTCTGACCTGACGGGGGGAGGGTCTGGCTGTTCTTTCTGCTCAGCCGGCTGCACGGGCAGAATGGACTGAacgacaaagacaaacaaaactcGATCACGGGAACTCGTTCAGGTACAGGTGGAACAGTAAAGGTAAGTCTTTCCGCTCGCTGGTCCCATACCTGGGAGTCTGATAGGCTGAGGCCCTCCAAGGCAGACTTTGACTGGCTGTCCTGGTCTGGACCAGGCTCTGGTTGGGTGTACAGGTCCAGGAGACACTGTGATGGGCTGATGAGTGGAGTGACGGCGGGCTGACTCCGCCCTTCACCTGACAGAGGCTCTGAGGGACTCGGGTCGTCCAGGACGATcaggacttcctgtttctgacGAGCAAATTAAGAAACGGCTCAACTGAGAGGTCAAATctatgattgtgtgtgtgtttgtgtgtgtgtgtgtgtgtctccgtaCCACGTAGCTGTTAAAGAGAGGGTGTCCAGGTTTAGGGCGGGGGGGCAGAGGCGGTCCTCTCTTTGGTGCCCTTTGGTTCTgcgtctgattggctgagacgGAGGAAGTGGTTTGTGAAGGCGAAGACTGACTGGCTGTGGAAACCGAGGGGGCGGGGCTAGTTTTGGAAGGAAGAGTCATCTGGTTGGCTGAGGAAGCTGAGGtgagggctggaggaggaggtcgcCCAGGGGTGCATTTGATTGGAGGAGGACGAAGGGGGAGGGGCTTCACACTTGACGGCCTGGAATGAAAGTGAATTTCCAAACTTACATGTGATGCCTCCATGTGTGTCACAGTCTGCAAAGAATGGGATTAAATCCAACACTGAGCTGATGCCTCCAGCTTAACGAACAGGCAGCTGCAGGTTTATGGGACAGTGGAGTCATGTTTCAtgcccccccccgccccccctccGCGGATCACTTTCAGAGGATTAAGATTCTCCGTCTTACCGTGGAGGGAGTGGAGGTTCGGAGGAGTTCGGGTTTGCAGTGCTGGTAGTTTCTGGTTTGGTCTGGATTGCAGGGCCTTTCCTCAGGGCCGGAGCCGGAGCCGGGGCCGGGGCCGGGGCCGGGGCCGGGGCCGGGGCCGGGGCCGGGGCCGGGGCCGGGGCCGGGGCCGGAGGTCTCAGACCCGGGGTCGGCCCGGAAGGTTTGGGGGCCGTGGCCGGGGCAGCGGCTGTAGGTTTGGGTGGGACTGGGTTTGGATCTGCAGGCTTTGGCGAGGCTCCAGTGGGTTTGGGGGCCAGACttggagctggaggtggagagcAGACTTCCATCGTTCACATCAGACATTCAGACTACTCGTTACTCACCAGACGCTCATCAGAAGAAGGAACACTTCGACACAGGGACCACGAAAACGCAGACGACCCATTCAACATCCAGCAgccagctagcattagcatcaggCTAACAGAAgcgcctttgtgtgtgtgtgtgtacagtgagtgtgcgttcagctgcagcctcacagtgaaCAATGACGCCTTCAGAGGGTAACGGGGTCAAACCCCCGAGACACAGGCTGGACTAAATCAAACGTTTGGACATGATAAGACACGCTTCACACCACTCTCACAGTCCTTTCACACATTTTAGCCTTTtaagagcaaacacacagctctgattggtcagtgggTGAAGAGTCCCGACACACTGATGACCTCCTCTGGCTCACACACCCTCCTGCTGATTGGCTCGAATCCAAAAGTAACTATGACGCAGACAGCCTACAATATTGTCTGGATAACAACTGTTACACAGCTGAGTGCTGACTGGATTAGAGGccggagaagaagaagaaaacacacgtaaccaacttcctgtttacacaAGTTTACAGGTTAATTTAGCAGCAGTAAAGCTTGGCTCGCTGCATAATGGGGATTTTTGACCAATCATGTGGCTTGGCTGAAAATACCTcaacgcgcacgcacacacacacacacatcctcaacCAGAAACATACAgctggcagcacacacacatttctgacacgtcaagcacacacacgctgccaaCAGTGAGGGCTTTTCTCTTCTCACACAATCACAGCATTTTCCTTTCACAAGGTTTGGGTTGAATAATGTAACCCccctcgccccccccccccatccctctctttctgtcacgcacacacatgagaacacacacatatacacaatgTAAAATCTCTCCACATGTTTGCATATTTCTGCAAGATTTGCATCTCTAAGCTCTCAAATAGTCCTTTGTACTAAAGCTACATCCagcttatgcacacacacgcgcacacatgcacgcgcacacacacacacacacacacacacacacacacacacacacacacacacacacacacacacacacacacacacacacacacacactcttaccaCTGGCTCTGCGTGGTGAGGACAGTGCTGCTGGTTTGGTCGGGATGCCTGGACGACAACTTCCTGCTttcactgaaacatcacaaagaTCAGAAGTGTTAGTGCTGCTGACgacacacacgctgacagaTTAACGCGATGTTTTGCCCATTTTGGCTTCAAAAACTACCGACTGCTTCAGCTCCGCCCATGACGGTCACTTTGTCCATGACTCCGTCACTCTGAGACTAAAGTcctcacagtttgtttttgcagttcaCGGCAGCCGCCTGCAGAGGGCAGCGACGATCACAGACTGACACTCACCAGGGTCTGGCCTCTCATCACCTCCAGCCTGCGTCTCCGTCAGCGCTCCACCGCTCACCTCCACAGAGGGTCTTGGGGGCAGAGTTGGGGTGGTGCGCCCAGCTGTGGAGCTCTTATCCTGGGGTGGAGCCCCTACGCTGGCCCTGGGGGCGACTGCAGGTCTGGGTGGAGGTTTGGGGTTGGCGAGGGAAGCCGTCTCGCTGGCAGAGGGGGTGAGTTTGGGTGGAGGGGGCCTGGGGGCCGGCACAGGGGTGGAGGCAGGGGTTTCTGTGGCAAACTGCGGTTTGGGTGTGACTGAGGGTTTGTCGGTGCTTCTGCCGGGATGGAGGACCACAGCTGGAGCGGACGCTGCTGTTTCGGCTGCAGGTTGAGGTTTGAGGGTTTCTGGTGAAGGACTTTCTGTCCTCGGAGCCTCGCTGCTGTCCAAGTCTCCCGTCTCTGCGGTCAAACCAGCATCTTCCCAGAATACCTTGGTGGACGGTTTGGGGGCATGCGAAAAGTTTTTGGGTTTTGGGGCAACAGTGGGGGGGGCAGATTTGGCTGGTTGCCCCTGGACACGAGGGCGTGGCCGGGGTTCCGGTCTCTTTGAGGCAGTGCTGTCTCTGTTATTGCCGTCTCCGCAGCTCCCATcagccacctgctgctgctgctcaaaggCTTGTATCCTCGCCCTCAGAGTTGCCatgtcctcctcgtcctcttctccgtctccctcctcgctctctgattggctgtggccGCTGCTGTCGCTGCGGCGGTCGGGGAAACCCCAGTCGTCGGCGCTGAAGGCCTCGAGCAGCTCCTGAAGGTACCTCCCCTGGCTCGCTCCCTGGTGTGCGGCGTCGGTTCCTGCGTGGGCGGCTAGCGTAGCCAAACCGTCTTCACGCAGCTTCACCAGAgtctgaactttgacctcgctgctgattggctgcacaCCGAGCCTGGAGCGGGGACGCGGCCTGGGGCGCTCCAGCGGGACGTGAGAGGAAGCGGTAGGAGGAGCTGCCACGTCAACAGCCGCAAAAGACTGATCCCATTGGTCGGTCTGAGCACCAGAGGTCGAGGTCAAAGGTGAACAGAGTTCAGAGAGGAGGTCGCAGCACGGCGTGTGAGCGGCGGCCTGTGCGACCGTCTCAGGGTGTGCGCTCGGGACCGCGTCACTGTCACCAACGATGGTGACGTCACCAGCATGAGACggtttgggggggtgggggagaCGCGGCCGCGGTGGTCTGACTGGTCtcctcactgcaca belongs to Chaetodon trifascialis isolate fChaTrf1 chromosome 23, fChaTrf1.hap1, whole genome shotgun sequence and includes:
- the LOC139351762 gene encoding SH3 domain-containing protein 19-like produces the protein MAEARSEEEEENMMRDPREQVVRRQPSSSGGRPDRRKPEHRHSQGPLSSIRAAIKRTSTRSTSLSESRDRDRERERDRERDRDRDRDRRRPEITILSAEPLASTSWFPGASGGFPPPPPPAAQIWGPTIPPSIQPPPSYEEVIREKTQERGLLPSSSSSSSSSRPASTITIATQTDPGSAPDPQDSQVRRPVRPPRPRLPHPPKPSHAGDVTIVGDSDAVPSAHPETVAQAAAHTPCCDLLSELCSPLTSTSGAQTDQWDQSFAAVDVAAPPTASSHVPLERPRPRPRSRLGVQPISSEVKVQTLVKLREDGLATLAAHAGTDAAHQGASQGRYLQELLEAFSADDWGFPDRRSDSSGHSQSESEEGDGEEDEEDMATLRARIQAFEQQQQVADGSCGDGNNRDSTASKRPEPRPRPRVQGQPAKSAPPTVAPKPKNFSHAPKPSTKVFWEDAGLTAETGDLDSSEAPRTESPSPETLKPQPAAETAASAPAVVLHPGRSTDKPSVTPKPQFATETPASTPVPAPRPPPPKLTPSASETASLANPKPPPRPAVAPRASVGAPPQDKSSTAGRTTPTLPPRPSVEVSGGALTETSTNTSDLCDVSVKAGSCRPGIPTKPAALSSPRRASAPSLAPKPTGASPKPADPNPVPPKPTAAAPATAPKPSGPTPGLRPPAPAPAPAPAPAPAPAPAPAPAPAPAPALRKGPAIQTKPETTSTANPNSSEPPLPPRPSSVKPLPLRPPPIKCTPGRPPPPALTSASSANQMTLPSKTSPAPSVSTASQSSPSQTTSSVSANQTQNQRAPKRGPPLPPRPKPGHPLFNSYVKQEVLIVLDDPSPSEPLSGEGRSQPAVTPLISPSQCLLDLYTQPEPGPDQDSQSKSALEGLSLSDSQSILPVQPAEQKEQPDPPPVSGPRCVALFDYEGEEEDELTFSQGDVIALLELIGQEWGRGQIHGRIGIFPLNFTEVVEPPPQPSPGETAETESSGEPKAAPKTPQDPDSEVKEWAVALFDFPGQTAEDLSFHKGALIQVMEHVDAEWRRGRLEGREGLYPAAFTQTCQAQPITDQQSVVRGMAKFDFTAESEDELTLKVGDIITQVESVDEQWILGVVGGKRGIAPKNYISLL